The following coding sequences are from one Capsicum annuum cultivar UCD-10X-F1 chromosome 3, UCD10Xv1.1, whole genome shotgun sequence window:
- the LOC107864424 gene encoding uncharacterized WD repeat-containing protein C2A9.03, with product MPLERVDQLDYMADDREGTDSSDEFEGGLYNEETNLDEYDMPTKVTDTSAAQARKGKDIQGIAWEELNVTRQSYRLTRLEQYRNYENIPLSGEAVDKECKQVEKGGNYYEFFYNARSVKPTILHFQLRNLVWATSKHDVYLISNDSLMHWSSISRNLSEVVNFTGRIVPTEKYAGSLLEGLTLTQISTMAVKNRFVVAGGFQGELICKNLDKPGVSFCARTTYEDNAITNAIEIYESVSYGPRFMAANNDCGVRVYDMERFQQMNHFRFPWPVNHTSMSPDCKLFTVVGDDLHGLLVDSRSGKTVASIIGHLDYSFACAWHPDGHTFATGNQDKTCRIWDLRNLSSSTAILKGNIGAARSIRFSSDGRFLVVAEPADFVHIYSTESDYKKRQEIDLFGEISGVSLSPDDESLYIGIWDRTYGSLLEYNRRRACRRIPHGEYGGEGETLSNKQLHTPSSNQESVVKEYLSLHHNFS from the exons ATGCCTCTTGAAAGGGTTGACCAATTGGATTACATGGCGGATGACCGGGAGGGGACTGATTCATCTGATGAATTTGAGGGGGGATTATATAATGAGGAGACAAACCTTGATGAATACGATATG CCAACAAAAGTGACTGATACATCGGCTGCACAAGCAAGAAAAGGGAAGGATATACAAGGTATCGCATGGGAGGAATTGAATGTAACGAGGCAAAGCTACAGATTGACAAGGCTTGAACAGTACAGAAATTATGAGAACATCCCTTTGTCAGGGGAAGCTGTGGATAAG GAATGCAAACAAGTGGAAAAGGGTGGCAACTACTACGAATTCTTTTACAATGCAAGATCCGTGAAGCCTACAATACTCCATTTTCAG CTAAGGAACTTGGTGTGGGCAACTTCGAAACATGACGTGTATTTGATTTCAAACGATTCACTTATGCATTGGTCATCAATTTCCCGCAACCTCTCAGAAGTTGTCAACTTCACTGGACGTATCGTACCGACAGAG AAATATGCAGGAAGTTTGTTAGAGGGTCTTACACTGACCCAAATCAGCACGATGGCGGTGAAGAACCGTTTTGTGGTTGCTGGGGGCTTCCAAGGAGAACTCATTTGTAAG AATTTGGACAAGCCGGGGGTTAGCTTCTGTGCAAGGACCACTTATGAGGATAACGCTATCACTAATGCCATTGAGATATATGAAAGCGTCAG TTATGGGCCTCGTTTTATGGCAGCCAACAACGACTGTGGTGTGAGGGTGTACGACATGGAAAGATTTCAGCAGATGAACCACTTCCGCTTCCCTTGGCCAGTGAAT CACACCTCGATGAGCCCAGATTGCAAGCTTTTTACTGTTGTTGGTGATGATCTACATGGTTTACTTGTTGATTCCCGCAGTGGAAAG ACGGTGGCGTCGATCATTGGTCACTTAGACTACTCTTTTGCTTGTGCGTGGCATCCCGATGGCCATACATTCGCCACTGGGAATCAAGATAAGACGTGTCGAATTTGGGACTTGAGAAACTTGTCCTCGTCTACGGCCATTCTGAAGGGTAACATCGGTGCTGCTCGATCTATCCGTTTCTCATCGGATGGACGGTTCCTGGTAGTGGCTGAACCTGCAGATTTTGTCCACATTTACAGTACTGAGTCAGACTACAAGAAACGTCAGGAAATTGATCTTTTCGGTGAGATATCAGGGGTATCTCTGAGTCCAGACGACGAGTCCCTTTACATTGGTATCTGGGATCGAACATATGGAAGCTTGCTAGAATACAACCGAAGGCGTGCTTGTAG GAGAATCCCACATGGCGAGTATGGAGGGGAGGGTGAAACGCTCTCTAACAAACAACTTCATACCCCAAGCTCAAACCAGGAATCCGTTGTGAAGGAATACTTATCACTCCACCACAATTTCAGTTGA
- the LOC107864425 gene encoding cysteine-rich and transmembrane domain-containing protein WIH2 — protein MSYYNQQQPPVGVPPPQGYPPEGYPKDSYPPPGYPQQGYPQQGYPPQGYPPQYAPQYGAPPPQQQHQSSSSTGLLQGCLAALCCCCLLDACF, from the exons ATGAGTTACTACAATCAACAACAACCTCCTGTTGGTGTACCTCCACcacaag GGTATCCACCAGAAGGTTACCCAAAAGATTCATACCCACCACCTGGATATCCGCAGCAAGGGTACCCTCAACAAGGGTATCCACCACAAGGGTACCCTCCACAGTATGCACCTCAGTATGGTGCACCACCtcctcaacaacaacatcaatcatCTAGTAGTACTGGATTATTGCAAGGATG tttggCTGCTCTTTGCTGTTGCTGTCTCTTGGATGCATGCTTTTGA